Proteins from one Palaemon carinicauda isolate YSFRI2023 chromosome 26, ASM3689809v2, whole genome shotgun sequence genomic window:
- the LOC137619906 gene encoding uncharacterized protein: protein MFIFWDLKKAFDKVPRPAMWAVLKRYGCPPDFVKHVRALHDEMVERVCHQNSLSGPFPINGGLKQGLRELQYADDNATPGLMAEDLQSLADVYNSTYERFGMQVNTVKTKTLV from the exons atgttcatcttctgggatttgaaaaaggccttcgacaaagtacctcgacctgccatgtgggctgtcctcaaaagatatggctgcccacccgattttgtcaagcatgtgcgtgccctccatgacgaaATGGTTgagagagtctgccaccagaactctctttcaggcccattccccatcaacggcggcctgaagcagggct tgcgagaactgcagtatgctgacgacaatgccaccccaggtctgatggcagaggacctgcagtcgttagctgatgtaTACAATTCtacctacgaacgttttgggatgcaagtcaacacagtcAAAACGAAGACCCTCGTctaa